From a region of the Triticum aestivum cultivar Chinese Spring chromosome 7D, IWGSC CS RefSeq v2.1, whole genome shotgun sequence genome:
- the LOC123168340 gene encoding GDSL esterase/lipase At3g09930: MKLGPAVVCLLLVVLLFDAARVEARGTPSAKESSKNQWTSMFVFGDDFADNGNLPKLPGGQPQSDLSRQWSYPYGSYINSRGSAAAVPTGRFSNNRIQSDFIARILGFNAAPPAYMHTLDQSCDPTGMTFASGGAGVFQKKVPTLAAQVKSFTRLINSGIISKDQLRHSVALVAISGNDYMSGADVKNSFLSSFDDIDTYIGNVTTEIVKNVVQLQKLGVKKVLVNNMHPIGCTPMRTSTNNYTTCDLLANYAASVHNKNLKQLMGKKNNAYMLDLYTAFTDIINHAPGEGSDQSNMFNNNLAPCCEGFYDTGFCGQQDDTGEPLYELCENPNQLFYWDEVHPTHAGWKAVMKALEQPLKEFLDRAYVP; this comes from the exons ATGAAGCTTGGTCCGGCCGTTGTGTGCCTTCTCCTCGTCGTGCTTCTCTTCGATG CCGCTCGCGTGGAGGCTCGAGGCACGCCGTCCGCCAAGGAGTCATCAAAGAACCAGTGGACCAGCATGTTCGTCTTCGGCGACGACTTTGCCGACAACGGCAACCTCCCCAAGCTGCCGGGTGGTCAGCCCCAGTCTGATCTCTCCCGTCAGTGGAGCTACCCCTACGGCTCTTATATCAACTCTCGTGGCTCCGCGGCTGCCGTTCCAACCGGACGCTTCTCCAACAACCGGATTCAGTCAGACTTTATCG CAAGGATCTTGGGCTTCAATGCAGCCCCTCCGGCATACATGCACACACTAGATCAGTCTTGTGATCCAACCGGCATGACtttcgcttccggtggcgccggcgTGTTCCAGAAGAAGGTGCCAACTCTTGCCGCACAGGTTAAGTCTTTCACGAGGCTCATCAACAGCGGAATCATCTCAAAAGACCAGCTTCGCCACTCCGTCGCGCTTGTCGCCATCTCCGGCAACGATTACATGAGCGGCGCCGACGTCAAGAACTCCTTCTTGAGTAGCTTCGACGAC ATCGACACTTACATTGGGAACGTGACGACAGAGATTGTGAAGAACGTGGTGCAGCTACAAAAGCTTGGTGTGAAAAAGGTGCTAGTCAACAACATGCATCCCATTGGTTGCACGCCTATGAGGACTAGTACGAACAACTACACTACATGTGACCTTCTCGCCAACTACGCCGCGTCCGTGCATAACAAAAATCTAAAGCAGTTGATGGGCAAAAAGAATAACGCCTACATGCTGGACCTCTACACCGCCTTCACCGACATCATCAATCATGCCCCAG GTGAAGGGTCGGATCAGTCCAACATGTTCAACAACAACCTGGCCCCATGTTGCGAGGGTTTCTATGATACAGGGTTCTGTGGACAGCAGGATGATACAGGGGAGCCCCTCTACGAATTATGCGAAAATCCCAACCAGCTCTTCTACTGGGACGAGGTGCATCCGACACATGCTGGGTGGAAAGCCGTGATGAAGGCGCTAGAACAACCTTTGAAGGAGTTCCTAGATCGGGCCTATGTTCCATGA